One Candidatus Alcyoniella australis genomic region harbors:
- a CDS encoding SUMF1/EgtB/PvdO family nonheme iron enzyme produces MSASRLFLIFSIALFLSVFVLGCDHNDSGDDDTGEDDDSLDDDNDTADDDDDGFEEVLIPAGPFLMGCNEQVDAECDQDEYPQHEVDISDFYIGVCEVTNQQFADYLNEFHPENVCDEATNLFSCIAPAEWDENGVRLEDGIWVVDSG; encoded by the coding sequence ATGTCTGCCAGTCGCTTATTCCTCATTTTCAGCATTGCGCTTTTCCTAAGCGTTTTCGTTCTTGGCTGCGATCACAACGATTCAGGCGATGATGATACGGGCGAGGACGACGACTCGCTGGACGATGACAATGACACGGCGGATGATGACGACGACGGCTTTGAAGAGGTATTAATTCCGGCTGGGCCGTTTCTGATGGGCTGCAACGAGCAGGTGGACGCAGAGTGCGACCAGGACGAGTATCCGCAGCACGAGGTCGATATCTCGGATTTCTACATCGGAGTATGCGAGGTCACAAACCAGCAGTTCGCGGACTATCTCAACGAGTTCCACCCCGAGAACGTCTGCGATGAAGCTACCAACTTATTCAGTTGCATCGCTCCTGCCGAATGGGACGAGAATGGAGTAAGGCTGGAGGATGGGATCTGGGTGGTCGACTCAGG